In the genome of Acidobacteriota bacterium, the window TCCGCGGCAATGTCGACACCCGCCTGCGAAAGATGCGCGAGCAGGGACTGGACGGTCTTATCCTGGCCGCCGCCGGACTCAAGCGGCTCGAACTGGACAGACACATCTCCTACCTGTTTCCGGTGGAAGAAATGGTTCCCGCCGTGGGACAGGGTGCCCTGGCGGTGGAGATCCGCCAAGACGATGGGCGAACGGCCGAACTGCTTCGGCCCCTTCACCACTCCGACACGGCGCACTGCGTCAGGGCGGAACGGGCTTTTCTGCGGCGCATGGGCGGAGGCTGTCAGGTGCCCATGGGCGGCCACGCCCGCATCGCTGGCGACCAAGCTTCCTTCGACTGCTTCCTGGCCAGTCCCTTGGGACGCGAGAAACTCGAGGAGCACCGCCGAGGACGGCCCGGCGACCTCGGGTCCATGGCCTTGGCCGCCGCACAGACTCTTCTCGACGCCGGAGCCGAGGCCATCCTGGCCGAATTTGAAGAGGAGAGAGCCGATTGACGCCCTCCGTTCTCATCACCCAGGGCGAGAGCAAAGCGCGGCGCTTGCGCCAGCCGCTGGAGTCGGTCGGAATCGCTGTCCATGCAATTCCGCTCATCGAGATTAAGGAACTGGAGTGCGCCGAGTTGGAAGCCTCCTTGCGTGAGCTCCCGTCCTTCGACTGGCTGCTCTTCACCAGTTCCAACTCGGTCGCCATCATGGCCGGGCGGGCCCGGCTTCTGGGCAAGTGGCCTCCTCAGCGGGTGAAAGTGGGCGTGGTCGGACCGGGTACGGCCAAAGCCCTGGAAAGGGAGGGCGCCCAGGCCGACTTGATCGCCTCTGATCATCGAGCCGAGGGACTGTTGGCCGGCCTGCAAGCCCGCGAGGGCTCGCTGCGGGGACGCAAGATCCTGCTGCCTCTGGCTCGAATCGCCCGTCCCTGGCTGCGGGAAGCTCTGGAAGAAGCCGGCGCCCGCCTCTCGGCGCCGGCTGTTTACGATACCGTCCCCGCTGAGTCCAACCGCGCCGCCCTCAACGAGCTGCTTCGCAGCAATCCCCCCGACGTCATCGCCCTGGCCTCCTCCTCGGCGGCCGAAAACCTTGTAGCCCTCACCGATTCCCTCCACCTCCTCAAACCCTGCGCCATCGCCGCCATCGGCCCCGTCACCGCCGACACCGCCCGAAACTTAGGCCTGAGCGTCAAGATTCTCCCTGCCGAGTCCTCCTTCCCCGCCCTGGCCGGCGCCATCCGCGACTTCCTGCAGTCTCGCTATCGGTCTTTGGTCAGGAATGACAGATAAAACCTACGGCTGCAGGAGAAATAGAAGAATCAGCGTTTCTAATTCTAGTCAGACTTGAGGGCGATGATCGAGTCAACCTTGGCGGCTCGCCGGCCGGGAAGGTAGCAAGCCAGCAGGGCTACCGTGAGCAACACCAGCAAGACCGCGGCGAAGGTGAGGGGGTCGGTCGATTTGACCCGATAGAGTTGGCCGCTCAGAAGAGGATTGGAGGCCAGCGCGACGATGAGGCCAATACCGATTCCCACCACCACCAGGGACATCCCCTGCCGGATGACCAACTTGAGCAGGTCGCCTCTCTGAGCCCCCAGGGCCTTGCGGATGCCGATCTCATAGGTTCGTCGGGCCACCGAGTAGGCCAGTACGCCGTAGAGTCCGAAAGCGGCCAGCAGCAAAGCGATCACGGCGAAGCCTCCCACCAGGCGAAGCATGAGGCGCCGGGCGGCCAGCGATTCGCTGAGCTTCTGTTCCATGGTGTTGACGTCGGTGACGGCCAGGTTGGGATCCAGCTTGCGGATTTGGCCTCGCACCGCCGCGATCAGGCTCGTGGGATCTCCTTCCGTTCGGATGGCGAAATTCAGGGATCGAAGTTGTCCGCTGGCAGTATCAGCAACCAGAAAGTCAGGGACTTGCAGGAATGGTTGATAGGTGTGTGGACTGGCATCGTCGTGCAAAGGACCTTCCTTGACGTCTTTCACGACGCCGACCACGCTCATCCAGGGCCAGCCCGATTCGGCGACTCCCCACTTGATTCGTTGGCCGATGGGATTCTGCCCTGGCCAAATGCGCTCGGCCAGAGTCTCGCTGACGATGACCACCTTGTCGCTGTCCTGCCGGTCCTGGGGGCCGAAGTAGCGGCCTTGCTTGAGTTCGATGCCCACCGCTTCGAAATAGTCTTGAAGCACCCAACTGTGTGAAGCCAAGGGCGGTGATGAGAGGTTTTCGGCGGCACGCCCTTCCGGCCAGAAGCTCAGGACTTCCGTTCCTTGAAGAGGCAAGTCGTTGGATGCGCCCACCGCTCGTACTCCGGGCAGGTTCTCGATTTTGCCCAGCAGGCGCTGGTAAAAGGCGCGGATCTGATCGGCTTCGGGGTAGGCTTCTGCGGCCAGGGGGACGCTCAGCGTCAGGAGTTGTTGAGGGCGAAAGCCGGGGTCGGTCTCGATCAGATGCGTGAAGCTGCGGATCAGCAGGCCCGCGCCGATGAGCAGGACAAAAGCCAGAGCCACCGTCGAGATCACCAGGGCCTTTTGAGTCCAGTTGCGGCGGCCCCCACCTGGCAGCTGGCTGCTGCTCCGCTCCTTAAGCGATTCGTGCAGGTTGCGGCGGACAGCACCCAGCAGCGGAAACATTGAGAAGAACACGGTGGTGAAGATGCACAAGAGCAGAACGAAGGCCGTTACCGTGGGATCCAGGCCGATTTCCCCGACCCGCGGGAGATCGGAGGACACCAGCAAGGGAAGAACGCGTGAGGCGGCCCAGGCCAGCAAGAGTCCCAGTCCGCCCCCAAGCAACGCCAGCAGCGCGCTTTCGGCTAAAAACATCTTGAACAGGCGCAGGGGACGGGCCCCCAGCGACACGCGCACGGCAAATTCGCGGCTGCGCGACGAAGCGCGGCTCAGGATGAGGTTGCCCACATCGGCGTAGGTGACCAGGAGGACCAGGCCCACGGCGCCTAAGAGGAGCAAAAGCGGCCTGGTCACGCGGCCCACCACTTCCTGGTGGAAAGGCACTACCATGGCTCTCAGTTCGAAAGTGGGTGAATTGCGCAGGGCCGCAGGATACTTCTCATCGAAGATACGGCGAACCAGCTCGTCGGCCCGACTGCTGGCCTGGGTTACCGAGACGCCCTCCTTCAATCGGGCCAAGACGCTCTTGTTGAAGCCGCCGCCCCGATTCTCGAGGTCAGCAGCGGTAAAGGCCATGGGAACCCACAAATCGGCTGGTTGGTTGTTCCAGCGCGGTCCGGCAGGAGGGAAGGAAAAGTTGGCCGGCATCACGCCGACCACGGTGTGAGGCGTACGGTTCAAGGTAATTCTCTGACCCAAGACGCCGCTGTCTCCCGCAAAGCGGCGCTGCCAGAACCCATGGCTCAGGACGAGGACATTGTCTCGTCCCGGCTGTTCCTCGGAGGCGTTGAAGCCCCGCCCCAGGACTGGGGAAGACCCCAGCAGGGGGAAAAGGGAGGGAGAAACTCGCGCCCCAACCACACGTTCCGGTTCCCCCGAGCCGGACAGTTCGAAGCTCTCAGTACGATAAGCCGCCATCGATTCAAACACCTGCTGCTGCTCTCGGAAGTCCAGAAAGTCGGGAGCCGACACCGGTATCTCGTCCATGCCGGCCTGCGGCAGGCTCTGCAAAAGCAGCACAAGACGTTCGGAGTCCGCATAGGGCAAGGGGCGCAGGGCCACCGCGTTGACGACGCCGAAGATGGCCGTGGTTGCTCCTATGCTGAAAGCCAGGCTCAACACCACGATTAATGCGAAGCCCGGGCGTTTGATCAATCCTCGATAGGCGACTCGCACGTCCTGAAGAATCTCGCTCATTTCCTTAAACCTCAGCCTGATTAGGCGCAGATGCTTGAAGGTCAGTGAACACAACCGCCGCCCATCGGATTATCGTAGACGGTCGGATAGCCGACAATCCCTCCGCCGTAGAACCTGCAAGAATGACAAACTCTTCACGTCGTACGGAGTCGTTCGCCAAAAGGTTCAGAAAAAAAGAAAAAGAAGGAAAATTGTTTAATCGAAGGAGGCGGCTGCATTCAGGCACACTGCTCTCCAGCTCCTTCCTCGCCTGGGTTTTCCCCGCCGCTGTTAGGGGGCTCCTCCACTCTTGGGGAGCGCAGACACTAATCGGTGACCACCAGATGTCCAGTGCCTGAAAGCGTCTCAAGCTGGATGTCGGCCCGGCAGCGGACGTCGATATCGTCGAGGTTGAGAAGACCTTCCAGATGAACGGTTCCCTGTCCTTTCTCAAAGTCAGCTTCCAGCTTGCAGCAATCCTGATCGAGTTCGAATTCCAGTTCGGTACCTCCGCGGGTGCCGGTGAACTCGATGTGGACATAGTTGCGGTCCAGGCTTTCTTTGAACTTGCTGACCGAACCTTCCGCGCGACTCGCCGTCACGGGGTGCCTGCCTTCGGCCAGCCGCTTGACCAACTGCGACATCGTACTAATCCTTTCCTTCTCCGTTGTCACCCCTCTCCACGTCGTCCTCAGTCGAAAGATCGGCGGGGATTTCAAAATGGAGTATGTCGCTGCAAAACCGGGTCCATTCAGGGGTGACTTCTTCAAACACGATGTTCTCGTCCTTGAAAATGCCGTCGGTGACGACATAGTTTTCCTGCAAGTAGAGAACGCTGTCGTCGTTCAAGGTCTTGCGGACCTCGACCTCTTCGCCGTCTACCTCCCGTGTCTCCGTGCTGAGGTTGCCTTCGTTGACGCTCCAGCCTTCATATTGTTGAAAGCTTTTCAAGAGATAAGCTTTGCAATACTTGCCCATAGTCGGCATTTATTCCTCCTTGAGTTCGTGAGAAGTGGGATTTTCATAACGCTTTTTCCAGCTTGGAAGTCGATTCCTTGTCGCCCTCGGGCTGCAAGGCCTCCTCCTCTGAGGGGGCCTCGTACTTCACTTCCCCTCCGGCGGAACCCCGGAAGAGAGCGAATGCGAGGAGGCCGGCCACCAGGTAGAGGGCGGCAGCCACATTCAACATCGTGAGGTGGCCTATCAGGTCGGCCAAGAAGCCTCCCGCCGCCATCCCGGTCAACGTCATCAGCGAAGCGGTGGTGCCGAAGGTCCCGAAAATGCGGCCGCGATAGGCGTCCGGCGTGCTCCTCTGCAATTGGGTGTAGCCTCCCGACAGCCATGCCACCGCAGTGATTCCGGCCAGCGTGACCAGCACCAGCACTAACCACAGCGAGCGGCTGTTGACAACCGCCAGAAAGAACAGGCCCGAGCCCGTCAACCCCAGCGAGAAAACCCTGGAAGCCTTAAGTTTTTTGCCGAACTGGCCTACGACCAAGCCGCCGATCAGTCCTCCCAATCCCCGTGCGGTCAATGCCCATCCGAATTCAAGAGAACCCGCCTTGAGGGTGTCGCTGATGAAGACGACAAACAACACGGTCAGGATATTGTCGCCCAGAAGGGCGATGGTCTGGACCAGGAAGACGCTGGCCAAGGGGCCTCTCCGCGCCACCATCTTCAATCCCTCCACCCAGTCGCGCCACACCTTGACCCAGGCCGCTGACCGGCTCTTGGCAACGGCTTGGGCCGGTTCCGCCGCAGTTTCTTCCTCCGCTTCCTGCCGTTTGCTCTTGGTGTCGAGCCGGATAAGGCCGATCAGGGCGGCCGAGAGGAGAAAGGAAAACGCATCGATCAACACGACTCCGACCAGCCCGGTCATGGCCAGCAGCGCACCGCCCAGCGAAGGGCCGATCAGGCGGGCGAAGTTGTCGTTGAGGTGCCCTAGGGAATTGGCGCCGATGAGATCGTCTTCTTTGACCAGTGCCGGAATAATGGCCGAATAGGCCGGACTGGCGAAAAGAGAAACAATGGCGCCTGCAAAGGCCACTGCGTAGATGATCCAGACGTACTCGGCTGAGGTCACCAACAGCAATGGCAGCAGAATCAGGGCCCGGGCGATGGCGGAGATGATCATGGTTCGCTTGCGGTCCCATCGATCTACGAAGACTCCCGCCAAAGACCCGAAAAGAAGGGTGGGCAACGCTTGGGCGACGAACATCGATCCTGTCGCCAGCGCCGAACCGGTTATCTCGTAAATGAAAAAAGGCAAAGCAGCTATTCGCACCCAGTCGCCGATCCCCGAGATAAGGTCACCGAACCAGAACAAACCGTAGTTTCGTTGAGTCAGTAATGAGAACATCAGTCCGATTTCCAATCCTTCGGGAGGTTCGAGTTTGTGTCTGCGGTAGGGTTGGCGATTGCGGGCGCCGACTGCTGGACGGCCGCGCTGACGGCTTGCGCCAGTGCGCGAACATGGGGTTCCACCATCATGCTGCTGTGTCCGCCCGGCACTTCCACCACATCCAGCGGATGAGGCGTGAGAGATGCCCAGCCAAGGTACAATTCGGGATCGCCGATGGCCGGGTGAGGATTCATTTCATACATCCATTTCTCTTCCTCTTCGGCCCGAAAGAGGGTGATCCGGCCCGCATAGGGTCCGGCTCTGTAGTGGCGGAGCGCTTCCACGGAGGCATGGTGGACCCTGAGGATGCGTCGGGTCTGCTCCAGGCCGATGGGAGGAACGGCCTCGGCCTCTTCGAGCCGTTTAAGCGCATAGTCGATTTGCTCCTGGGGCGCGACCGACCGAAGCTCCTCGACGGGGAGAGAGAAGTTTTTGCCGTAAAGGCCGGCGGCGGTGGCCGCCAAATCGCTGAGGAGAACGGCTTCGTCCGGAGCCGCCCGGTCCAGAATGGGCGCTCCCCGGAAGACGGGCGACCAAGTGTCGATCAGTCCCAGAAAGGCCACCTCGCGGCCTCGCTGCATCAGGCGCCTGGCCATCTCGTAGGCCACGAAACCCCCGAAGGACTGACCCGCCAGGAAGTAGGGCGGGCAATCCTGCACCGAGAGGACTTCCTTCAAATAGCTCCCGGCCATTTCTTCGACCCGTCTCAGCGGCTCTCGGTCGCCCTTGAGGCCGAGGGCCTGAATTCCGTAGAAAGGCAGATCCTTGTCCAGGTGTGCGACCAGTTCGCTGAGGCCGACGACGTTGCCTCCCGCGGGATGAACGCAAAAGAGGGGAGGCCGCGAGCCGCCGGGCTTGATGGGCACCAACGAGGACCAGCCACCTGACCGGTGACGGCGAAGCTGTTGGGCCAACTCGCGGATGGTGGCGCCGCCGAAGAGAGCCGAGAGAGGGAGATCCTTCCCGAACTGCTCCTGAATCTTGGTCATCAGGCGCACGGCCAGAAAGGAATCGCCTCCCAGGTCGAAGAAGTTGTCCTGGCCGTCGAGCGGGCGCAAGTCGAAGACCTCTTCCCACAATTGCCTTAACCGCAGCTCGAAAACATCGCCCCCCCCTTTCAGTTCGCCTTCGACGCTGTAACGCCGCCGCCAACTGCGGGAACGTTCTGGATCGGGAAGAAGGTCCGCCTTGACTTGTCCCTGGGAGGTCTTGGGCAATTGCGGCAAGAGCACGAAATCGGAGGGCAGCATTGCCGGCCCCAGGCGCTTCTCCAGCGAGCGGCGCAGTTGCCGAATGGAACAGGTTTCTCCTTTCCTCTCCGTCAGGTAAGCTACCAGCCGCTTGCGGCCCGACGCTGTTTTCCGCACAACGACGAAAGCCTCGTTCAGGGCGGGATGCTTTCGCATCTCGGCCTCGATCTGGTCTTTGTCGAGCGGGAACCCTCGCCAACGGGGCCGCTCTTGCACCGGGATCCTGTCCGGCGGCTTTGGCGAAAAGGGCGGCAAGGCGCCCAGGGACTGCACGGGGTCGGCGAGGAAGGCCTCAAGCAAGCTCTTGAGATGCTGAAGAAGGATGTCGGCGGCGCGGCCGCTGAAACGTTCGCGCTGATAAAGCAGCCTCAAGGGGAGCCGCTCGGCAGGCTCGATCAGCAGGGTGAGCGGACGACCGGTCTGGGTCCCCAGGTGATGGGTCTGCTGGAACTGAATCGGATCTTGGGCGCCGGCCCGCGTTGCTTCCCGTGGATAGTTTTCGTAGACGATGATGCTCTCGAAGAGCGCGTCCTGGGGGGATATGCCGCTCCATTCCAAGATCTGGGATTGGGACACATACTCGAAGCGGCGGCTTTCAAGCAATTGTTCCTGAAGCTCTCTCAACCAGTCGAGAAGCTCAGACTCGGGCACCAGTTTGACCCGCACCGGTATGTTGTTGATGAAGAGGCCGAGCATGCTCTCGACCCCCCGCAGGTCGGCGGGACGTCCCGACACGGTCAGCCCGAAAACGACGTCATCTCTCTGGCTGCTTTGGGCGAGCAAGACGGCCCAAGCGCCCTGAATGAGTGTGTTCAAGGTCAGGCCCAGGTCGCCAGCCAGGGACCTTATCCGGGAAGTGAAGCGCCGCGATAGGTCGATCCGGCCAATCCCGATTGGGCGCCTCCTGTCGCCGGAAGCCGGAAACTGGTCGGTCCACAGCGGCGTGGGTTCCGGGTACTCCCTTAATAGGCTGCGCCAGTAGCTCTCGGCCTGCTGAAGGTCCTGTCGGCCCATCCAGGCGATGTATTCAGCGAAGGGGCGCGCTGGCTGCGAGCGAGTCTCTCGGCCCTGCCGGCTGGCCTCATAGTGGCTGGAAACCTCATCGAGAATGAGAGATTGACACCACCCATCGAGAATGATGTGGTGGAAGCTCCACACCAGGGCATGAAGACGGGACGGCATCTTCACCAGGACAAAGTGCATCAAGGGGGGGGCATCCAGGCGGAATCCGCGGCGGCGCTCCTCCTCCAGCAGCGTTTCCAGGCCTTCCCTCGCTGCTTGCTCCTCCATGGGGCTCCAGTCGCGCTCCTTCCAGTCAAAATCGACTCTTTCATGCACTGCCTGCAACGGCTCCTCTGCATGGTCCCAAAAGAAAGAGGTACGCAGGACGGCGTGGCGTTCGATCAAGGCCGCCCAGGCCTTCTTGAAGTGATGGGGGTCGAGTTCCTCGAATTGCCAGCAGTACTGAACCACTGGCAAGTCTGAGTGGGGAAGAGCCAGGGTGTGCCACAACATTTCCTTCTGCATCGGCGACAGCGGGTAGAGGTCGTGGATGGGGCCTCTACCTGCCATCAGGCGTTCCATCGCCGAGGGCTCGATCCGGGCCAGCGGAAAAGCCCCTGTTTGGGGACCTGCAGGCCGTCCGGCAACTTGAGAGAGCAAACGACTCAAGGTTGTCA includes:
- the hemC gene encoding hydroxymethylbilane synthase, which produces MKQVIIGSRGSQLALWQARWVRGRLQEAHSGLDVEIEVIKTTGDHLSEQALQASTDSKGLFVKEIEEALLERRVHLAVHSLKDMPTELPQGLKLACIPRRADPRDALVAREGLDDWRRLPQKARLFTSSLRRRVQLLSLRPDLRVEDIRGNVDTRLRKMREQGLDGLILAAAGLKRLELDRHISYLFPVEEMVPAVGQGALAVEIRQDDGRTAELLRPLHHSDTAHCVRAERAFLRRMGGGCQVPMGGHARIAGDQASFDCFLASPLGREKLEEHRRGRPGDLGSMALAAAQTLLDAGAEAILAEFEEERAD
- a CDS encoding uroporphyrinogen-III synthase, with product MTPSVLITQGESKARRLRQPLESVGIAVHAIPLIEIKELECAELEASLRELPSFDWLLFTSSNSVAIMAGRARLLGKWPPQRVKVGVVGPGTAKALEREGAQADLIASDHRAEGLLAGLQAREGSLRGRKILLPLARIARPWLREALEEAGARLSAPAVYDTVPAESNRAALNELLRSNPPDVIALASSSAAENLVALTDSLHLLKPCAIAAIGPVTADTARNLGLSVKILPAESSFPALAGAIRDFLQSRYRSLVRNDR
- a CDS encoding ABC transporter permease; translated protein: MSEILQDVRVAYRGLIKRPGFALIVVLSLAFSIGATTAIFGVVNAVALRPLPYADSERLVLLLQSLPQAGMDEIPVSAPDFLDFREQQQVFESMAAYRTESFELSGSGEPERVVGARVSPSLFPLLGSSPVLGRGFNASEEQPGRDNVLVLSHGFWQRRFAGDSGVLGQRITLNRTPHTVVGVMPANFSFPPAGPRWNNQPADLWVPMAFTAADLENRGGGFNKSVLARLKEGVSVTQASSRADELVRRIFDEKYPAALRNSPTFELRAMVVPFHQEVVGRVTRPLLLLLGAVGLVLLVTYADVGNLILSRASSRSREFAVRVSLGARPLRLFKMFLAESALLALLGGGLGLLLAWAASRVLPLLVSSDLPRVGEIGLDPTVTAFVLLLCIFTTVFFSMFPLLGAVRRNLHESLKERSSSQLPGGGRRNWTQKALVISTVALAFVLLIGAGLLIRSFTHLIETDPGFRPQQLLTLSVPLAAEAYPEADQIRAFYQRLLGKIENLPGVRAVGASNDLPLQGTEVLSFWPEGRAAENLSSPPLASHSWVLQDYFEAVGIELKQGRYFGPQDRQDSDKVVIVSETLAERIWPGQNPIGQRIKWGVAESGWPWMSVVGVVKDVKEGPLHDDASPHTYQPFLQVPDFLVADTASGQLRSLNFAIRTEGDPTSLIAAVRGQIRKLDPNLAVTDVNTMEQKLSESLAARRLMLRLVGGFAVIALLLAAFGLYGVLAYSVARRTYEIGIRKALGAQRGDLLKLVIRQGMSLVVVGIGIGLIVALASNPLLSGQLYRVKSTDPLTFAAVLLVLLTVALLACYLPGRRAAKVDSIIALKSD
- a CDS encoding MbtH domain protein, translated to MSQLVKRLAEGRHPVTASRAEGSVSKFKESLDRNYVHIEFTGTRGGTELEFELDQDCCKLEADFEKGQGTVHLEGLLNLDDIDVRCRADIQLETLSGTGHLVVTD
- a CDS encoding MFS transporter — translated: MFSLLTQRNYGLFWFGDLISGIGDWVRIAALPFFIYEITGSALATGSMFVAQALPTLLFGSLAGVFVDRWDRKRTMIISAIARALILLPLLLVTSAEYVWIIYAVAFAGAIVSLFASPAYSAIIPALVKEDDLIGANSLGHLNDNFARLIGPSLGGALLAMTGLVGVVLIDAFSFLLSAALIGLIRLDTKSKRQEAEEETAAEPAQAVAKSRSAAWVKVWRDWVEGLKMVARRGPLASVFLVQTIALLGDNILTVLFVVFISDTLKAGSLEFGWALTARGLGGLIGGLVVGQFGKKLKASRVFSLGLTGSGLFFLAVVNSRSLWLVLVLVTLAGITAVAWLSGGYTQLQRSTPDAYRGRIFGTFGTTASLMTLTGMAAGGFLADLIGHLTMLNVAAALYLVAGLLAFALFRGSAGGEVKYEAPSEEEALQPEGDKESTSKLEKAL